The region gaggaagaggagggagaggtagaagaagatgacgatgatgatgacGACGACGCTGGTGACACAGGGGATCTCGGCAGATGTGTGGTCGATCACAGCCAGTGGCCAGCGCCGTACATGGCTGACACGTgcaagctggtggaggagctggtaGACGAGCTTCTGAGCGCCTGCCGAAGACTCTCGGGGAATAGCTTCAAGCCACGGCTGCAGCCAGCCATTGGGGTGGGCTGTGTCTATGAAGCGTGGACTGCCCGGGAGAACAATGTCCTCTACCGCCTGctcgtgcccctgcagcctccacCCGGGCACGCCTTCTGCTTGGAGCCGGCCACCGCAAAGGAGATGCTGACCAGCGACTCCTGCCTCCGTGTCCAGCTACGGTGCATGTGCATGAGGGAGTGGCTGGTGGAGGACGTACTATGCTTCCTCCACCACAGTGAGGATGAGCTGAAAAGGCAAGACCCCAGCCTCCTCAGCACCCTTTGCGCCAATTCGTACTTAGACGTTCAGAAAACCGCCTCCTGGTTCCAGATGCTGGTGAAAAACGCCTGGGAGCTTATGCCCCAGTCACACCACTGCCAGCTGACAGTGCTGCCTACTGCACGCTCCTGCAAGATCAGGCTGACAAACGGACAGGAAACCCTGTCCATTCAGATGATTTTTGGGGTGCCGCTGGACGACGACGGcaactccttcctgagccttgAGTAGGCAGAGGCCAGCTCTACCCTCAGCACAGCGTGGCAGGAGAGCTGTGATGTGGCCGAGATGCCGTGCATCAGGCACGGCCAGCACAACGTCTTCCTCCCCAAGATGCTGTGCTCCAAAGTGGTTTTGCTGTCCCGTACTAGTCGTTGTGAAGTGCTGTTAGCTTCCCCTTGGATCCGTCCTGGGTCTGTGAG is a window of Accipiter gentilis chromosome 26, bAccGen1.1, whole genome shotgun sequence DNA encoding:
- the LOC126051090 gene encoding inositol 1,4,5-trisphosphate receptor-interacting protein-like 1 gives rise to the protein MAVTAFLIPALLGIVQNILRLGEVLHVATHKLMQQLAQQLSWKMSQLLRDMEQTLEQIGVVRKVLLLATFQQWCFWASALGAGVVLLLLCLCWRTRKRSREPGSTCKQGSPGGEGEEEEEEEEGEVEEDDDDDDDDAGDTGDLGRCVVDHSQWPAPYMADTCKLVEELVDELLSACRRLSGNSFKPRLQPAIGVGCVYEAWTARENNVLYRLLVPLQPPPGHAFCLEPATAKEMLTSDSCLRVQLRCMCMREWLVEDVLCFLHHSEDELKRQDPSLLSTLCANSYLDVQKTASWFQMLVKNAWELMPQSHHCQLTVLPTARSCKIRLTNGQETLSIQMIFGVPLDDDGNSFLSLE